One genomic segment of Sphingorhabdus sp. M41 includes these proteins:
- the queF gene encoding preQ(1) synthase, translated as MTDKPTSPPAPKFLGKTSPMPASPEEAILDYVPNPRVGELYLTRFAVPEFTSLCPVTGQPDFAHLVIDYAPDQTIVESKSLKLFLGSFRDHAAFHEDCTVGIGKRLFDEMKPQWLRIGGYWYPRGGIPIDIFWQSGEPPKGLWIPDQGVAPYRGRG; from the coding sequence ATGACCGACAAACCAACCTCTCCGCCAGCTCCGAAATTTCTCGGCAAGACCAGTCCGATGCCTGCTTCTCCCGAAGAGGCGATACTCGACTATGTCCCCAATCCGCGCGTTGGCGAGCTCTATCTCACGCGCTTTGCGGTACCGGAATTTACCTCGCTGTGCCCGGTAACCGGTCAGCCGGACTTTGCCCATCTGGTGATCGACTATGCACCGGATCAAACCATCGTCGAATCCAAGTCGCTCAAGCTGTTCCTTGGTTCGTTCCGCGACCATGCCGCCTTTCACGAGGATTGCACGGTCGGCATCGGCAAGCGGCTGTTTGACGAAATGAAACCTCAATGGCTGCGGATCGGTGGCTACTGGTATCCGCGTGGCGGTATACCGATCGACATATTCTGGCAATCGGGTGAGCCGCCCAAGGGCCTCTGGATACCGGATCAGGGCGTCGCGCCCTATCGTGGCCGTGGCTGA
- a CDS encoding TorF family putative porin, translated as MRTSNKINLGGKAKSTIVGLSAILLASTAAPAFAQEGESSSGITVSGNAAVTSDYRFRGLSFSDGDIAIQGGIDVAHDSGFYIGTWGSSIEDSPTYGHTELDIYGGWSGEVTSGLTLDVGLLYYFYPNGEDGAAGPSDYFEPYASVSGTVGPVEVTSGIAYAWSQDSLGNSDNVYIYTGVSAGIPETPITLNANIGINEGSLGNPAGVLGVNDYVDWMLGVDWAITDNLTATLAYTDTDAPSINNFTDSAIVFTLGVSF; from the coding sequence ATGCGCACGTCCAATAAAATCAACCTTGGCGGAAAAGCCAAGTCAACAATCGTCGGCCTCTCGGCCATCTTGCTGGCCAGCACGGCCGCACCAGCTTTTGCTCAGGAAGGTGAATCTTCCAGCGGAATCACAGTGTCGGGCAATGCTGCGGTAACATCAGATTATCGCTTCCGTGGCCTGTCCTTTTCCGACGGCGACATCGCCATCCAGGGCGGTATTGACGTAGCACACGATAGCGGCTTCTATATCGGCACATGGGGATCTTCGATCGAAGACAGCCCTACATATGGTCATACAGAACTGGATATCTATGGCGGCTGGTCCGGTGAAGTAACATCCGGCCTGACCCTTGACGTGGGACTGCTCTATTACTTCTACCCCAATGGTGAAGACGGAGCAGCTGGACCGAGCGACTATTTCGAGCCTTATGCTTCAGTGTCCGGCACAGTCGGTCCGGTCGAAGTCACCAGCGGCATCGCTTATGCCTGGAGTCAGGACAGCTTGGGCAATTCGGATAATGTCTACATCTACACCGGTGTTTCGGCCGGAATTCCGGAGACCCCGATCACATTGAACGCCAATATCGGCATCAATGAAGGATCACTGGGCAATCCAGCGGGTGTTCTCGGCGTGAATGATTATGTTGACTGGATGCTCGGTGTGGACTGGGCGATCACCGACAATCTGACCGCCACACTGGCCTATACCGATACCGACGCGCCTTCGATCAACAATTTTACCGACAGCGCGATCGTTTTCACTCTCGGCGTATCCTTCTAA
- a CDS encoding LPXTG cell wall anchor domain-containing protein, giving the protein MSSPLLHSSPVQRVGRHSDLKQCREIAVFQTIRHIGFHALLTGAALGLSPSSVAMAQSAIDEPLPVLQSQPSVDSYSLPPGPSSTPAKKVLQGPVDADIPLAEPTIVTPRTSPAKPPTPLSTSPSASPAIKPAAIDRRADQPPSTIEPTRRRPDAQVEKPASETGSAPAEPAINTDDGPESTTTPADIFSSPTATLTEPLPETETSDWQLLVLGLLLFVLLGALFLWRARRHAAPKQTTVTDPERATAGLPSDIATLPDPILPVAALSIGFQPHSANATLINAVLGFELTLSNHGGDDLTGIRVSGAMVQAQNHGAGDPVLADLSPLAEVPNLPTGETEKIVAEFRIPLTGIRPIQFQSQALFVPLVQIAIEFTDVSGTQHIQTAAYLVGQEHQPLRPKMAPFRLDLGPRSFAPLGHRPLAMN; this is encoded by the coding sequence ATGTCATCACCCCTGCTGCATTCATCGCCGGTTCAGCGCGTCGGGCGGCATTCCGATCTGAAACAATGCAGGGAAATAGCCGTTTTTCAGACCATCAGACATATCGGGTTCCACGCCCTTTTGACCGGCGCAGCTTTGGGTCTGTCCCCGAGCTCTGTCGCCATGGCACAATCGGCGATCGACGAACCATTGCCTGTTCTGCAAAGCCAACCGTCGGTGGACAGCTATTCGCTGCCGCCCGGACCAAGCAGCACGCCAGCGAAGAAAGTCTTGCAAGGTCCCGTCGACGCCGACATTCCACTTGCCGAGCCGACCATCGTCACACCGCGAACAAGTCCCGCGAAACCGCCCACGCCATTGAGCACTTCCCCATCCGCCAGCCCGGCGATCAAGCCTGCCGCTATCGACAGAAGAGCCGATCAACCGCCATCGACGATCGAGCCAACTCGACGCAGACCAGATGCCCAAGTGGAAAAACCCGCATCCGAAACCGGCTCTGCCCCGGCAGAACCTGCAATCAATACAGACGATGGTCCGGAATCCACAACCACGCCGGCTGATATATTCTCATCCCCGACGGCAACCCTCACAGAGCCCTTACCGGAGACTGAGACCAGTGATTGGCAACTCCTGGTGCTGGGGCTTCTGCTGTTCGTCCTGCTTGGCGCATTATTTCTTTGGCGGGCCCGCCGCCATGCTGCGCCGAAGCAAACGACTGTCACCGATCCTGAGCGCGCCACAGCCGGCCTGCCTAGCGACATCGCCACCCTTCCCGATCCAATCCTGCCTGTGGCTGCCCTCAGCATCGGCTTCCAGCCACATTCGGCCAATGCGACTTTGATCAATGCGGTGCTGGGCTTCGAACTGACCCTCTCCAACCATGGCGGTGACGATCTGACGGGCATCAGGGTCAGTGGAGCCATGGTACAGGCGCAGAACCATGGCGCTGGCGATCCCGTTTTGGCCGATTTATCCCCATTGGCAGAGGTTCCCAATCTCCCGACTGGAGAAACCGAGAAAATTGTCGCAGAATTTCGCATCCCGTTGACGGGTATCCGCCCGATTCAGTTCCAGTCACAGGCCTTGTTCGTGCCGCTGGTGCAGATTGCGATTGAATTTACCGATGTATCCGGCACCCAGCATATTCAGACCGCTGCCTATCTTGTCGGTCAGGAACACCAGCCGCTACGCCCCAAAATGGCGCCGTTTCGGTTGGATCTGGGACCACGCAGCTTTGCTCCGCTCGGTCACCGCCCGCTCGCCATGAATTGA
- the sseA gene encoding 3-mercaptopyruvate sulfurtransferase codes for MELLVTTEWLANELGASDLRIVDATKFMPDAGRNPAAEYEAGHIPGAVFMDLSDLTDTNNPVDNMLPPAEKFASRMQSLGLGDGSRVVLYDDSPFNTAARAWWMLTIFGAHEVAILDGGIAKWKAEGRPLETGKEALRHRHFTVWKDDKDIRTKADMLANLHSKNEQVVDARPADRFSGETPDPRGNTASGHIPGSTNIPHSNFFNADGTWKSVDEIKAVFSDAGVDLSKPLVTTCGSGITAAVISFAAALAGADKTALYDGSWSEWGADADTPKETV; via the coding sequence ATGGAATTGCTGGTAACGACCGAATGGTTGGCCAACGAACTGGGCGCGTCTGATCTGCGGATCGTGGACGCGACAAAATTCATGCCGGATGCGGGACGTAATCCTGCAGCCGAATATGAAGCCGGCCATATCCCCGGCGCAGTCTTCATGGATCTCAGTGATTTGACCGATACCAACAATCCGGTCGACAATATGCTCCCGCCAGCCGAGAAATTTGCCAGCCGGATGCAGTCACTCGGTCTGGGCGATGGCAGCCGTGTGGTGCTTTACGATGACAGTCCGTTCAATACCGCAGCCCGCGCCTGGTGGATGCTGACCATTTTTGGCGCGCATGAAGTTGCGATTCTCGATGGCGGCATTGCCAAATGGAAAGCCGAAGGTCGGCCGCTTGAAACCGGCAAGGAAGCGTTGCGCCACCGTCATTTCACCGTCTGGAAAGACGACAAGGATATCCGCACCAAGGCGGATATGCTCGCCAATTTGCACAGCAAGAATGAACAGGTTGTCGATGCGCGTCCCGCCGACCGGTTCAGCGGCGAAACGCCCGACCCGCGCGGCAATACCGCATCCGGCCATATCCCCGGCTCGACCAATATCCCGCACAGCAACTTTTTCAACGCCGACGGGACATGGAAAAGCGTCGATGAAATCAAGGCCGTCTTTAGCGACGCCGGCGTGGATCTCTCCAAGCCGCTTGTAACGACATGTGGTTCGGGGATCACGGCAGCGGTTATATCCTTTGCTGCGGCGCTCGCGGGAGCTGACAAAACCGCGCTCTACGACGGCAGCTGGTCCGAATGGGGCGCCGATGCGGACACCCCGAAAGAAACCGTCTGA
- the metC gene encoding cystathionine beta-lyase yields the protein MADTGSGSKKPATQVVTGGRRKIWTGAVVNPPVWRGSTHLYDDVAHLREGLTSNDDGRFFYGRRGSPTQWSLAEALTEMEPGAAGTMLYPSGVAAISCSLLAVLKPGDEILLTDSSYDPSRSFADAFLKRMGITARYYDPLIGADIADLFGPDTKAILLESPGSLTFEVQDVPAICEAARAAGVITLLDNTWATSRFFLALEHGVDIAITAATKYIVGHSDVMMGAVTTHSKYWTRLRRTAQQLGQVVSPDDAYLAARGLRTLDVRLRQHESSALKIAHWLKERLEVGLVLHPALPDCPGHEIWKRDFTGASGLFSFELSDGDDRSRAAFIDALTLFGIGYSWGGFESLALPVDPEKHRTATEWTGKGPLVRLNIGLEDPDDLIADLAKAFEHYHSAKP from the coding sequence TTGGCCGATACCGGCTCTGGTTCAAAAAAGCCCGCGACTCAGGTCGTTACCGGTGGTCGCCGGAAAATATGGACCGGAGCCGTGGTCAATCCGCCCGTATGGCGCGGAAGCACGCATCTCTATGACGATGTCGCTCATCTCCGGGAAGGCCTGACGTCGAACGATGATGGCCGTTTTTTCTACGGTCGTCGCGGTTCTCCGACCCAATGGTCACTGGCGGAAGCGCTGACCGAAATGGAGCCCGGCGCCGCCGGCACCATGCTTTATCCTTCCGGTGTTGCCGCCATTTCCTGTTCGCTCCTCGCGGTTCTGAAGCCGGGCGACGAGATATTACTCACCGACAGCAGCTATGACCCCAGCCGCAGCTTCGCCGATGCCTTTCTTAAACGCATGGGGATAACAGCGCGCTATTATGATCCGTTGATCGGCGCCGACATCGCCGATCTCTTCGGTCCCGACACAAAGGCGATATTGTTGGAAAGCCCCGGCAGCCTGACCTTCGAGGTTCAGGACGTGCCGGCGATCTGCGAGGCGGCGCGTGCGGCGGGCGTGATCACCCTCCTCGACAACACATGGGCGACTTCGCGCTTCTTCCTGGCGCTGGAACATGGTGTCGATATCGCGATAACCGCCGCAACCAAATATATTGTCGGGCATAGCGATGTAATGATGGGCGCGGTCACCACCCACAGCAAATATTGGACCCGCCTCCGGCGCACAGCCCAGCAACTGGGCCAGGTGGTCTCACCGGATGACGCCTATCTCGCTGCGCGGGGATTGAGGACGCTCGACGTCCGGCTGCGCCAGCATGAATCCAGCGCTCTTAAAATCGCCCATTGGTTGAAAGAACGGCTCGAAGTCGGCCTGGTCCTTCACCCTGCCCTGCCGGATTGTCCGGGTCACGAAATATGGAAACGTGATTTCACCGGAGCGTCAGGCCTGTTTTCCTTCGAGCTATCGGATGGTGACGACCGGTCCCGCGCCGCTTTCATCGATGCGCTGACTCTATTCGGCATCGGCTATAGCTGGGGTGGTTTCGAAAGCCTTGCGCTGCCGGTTGATCCGGAAAAACATCGCACCGCAACCGAATGGACCGGGAAAGGCCCGTTGGTGCGGCTGAATATCGGACTGGAAGACCCGGATGATCTGATAGCGGACCTTGCCAAAGCTTTTGAACATTACCACAGTGCAAAACCATGA
- a CDS encoding mechanosensitive ion channel family protein → MIDNAFKYLESLTPDTPRNVQYIEGAVAAGLVMLALTAGWYLSKYIGPKLRHLWEARAGYESELAGRRIRDMTRRATTFILCGIFLAFYPWHLIAQVVFSLTIAITVGLFANDLIRGVRMPDWLGTLIGLALFVSIGSGLVGGIEPITLALDKVGFGIGSRRISLLWIVTLAMTAVILLAVARVLMKLVAYIISNSELDGAQKVLGQKLATVAILAGAFVLGLDVVGIDLTALAVFSGAFGLAIGFGMQKTIGNLIAGIILLMDRSIKPGDVIAVGNTYGWVNKIGVRAVSVLTREGKEHLIPNEDLMTREVENWSYSSPNVRISIPVGVSYNTDMDQAIDLMKQACVDVPRVLNHPKPVVWMLEFGDNSVNFEIRCWIKDPQSGVGNFKAAILKRVWDLFKEHGVEIPFPQRDVHIRSLPKGGTFTLEAGSEPTMPLTESTPTE, encoded by the coding sequence ATGATCGACAATGCGTTCAAATATCTGGAATCTCTGACTCCTGACACACCCCGCAACGTCCAATATATCGAAGGCGCCGTGGCCGCGGGACTGGTCATGCTGGCCCTGACCGCCGGCTGGTATCTCAGCAAATATATCGGCCCCAAGTTGCGCCACCTCTGGGAAGCGCGCGCGGGCTATGAGAGCGAACTCGCCGGTCGGCGTATCCGTGACATGACCCGGCGTGCAACCACATTCATCCTGTGCGGCATTTTCCTGGCTTTCTATCCCTGGCATCTGATCGCCCAGGTCGTCTTTTCTCTCACCATTGCCATAACGGTCGGCCTGTTTGCCAATGACCTGATCCGCGGTGTGCGAATGCCGGACTGGTTGGGTACACTCATTGGTCTGGCCCTGTTCGTGAGTATCGGATCGGGCCTGGTTGGCGGAATCGAACCAATCACCCTTGCTCTGGACAAGGTTGGTTTCGGTATCGGCTCGAGAAGGATTTCGCTGCTCTGGATCGTGACCCTGGCGATGACTGCCGTGATCCTGCTCGCGGTTGCCCGCGTGCTTATGAAGCTGGTCGCTTATATCATCAGCAACAGCGAACTGGATGGCGCGCAGAAGGTATTGGGCCAGAAACTCGCCACCGTCGCGATATTGGCCGGCGCCTTTGTTCTGGGCCTAGACGTGGTCGGGATCGACCTCACTGCCTTGGCCGTCTTCTCCGGCGCTTTCGGCCTCGCCATCGGTTTCGGCATGCAGAAGACAATTGGTAACCTGATCGCCGGAATCATCCTGTTAATGGATCGTTCGATCAAGCCCGGTGACGTGATCGCGGTCGGCAACACCTATGGCTGGGTCAACAAGATTGGTGTCCGCGCGGTCTCGGTTCTCACTCGGGAAGGCAAGGAACATCTGATCCCGAACGAGGATCTCATGACGCGGGAAGTGGAAAACTGGTCTTACTCCAGTCCCAATGTCCGGATCAGCATCCCGGTAGGTGTATCCTATAATACCGACATGGATCAGGCGATTGATCTGATGAAACAGGCTTGCGTCGACGTACCACGGGTGCTCAATCATCCCAAGCCGGTCGTCTGGATGCTGGAATTCGGCGATAATAGTGTCAATTTTGAAATCCGCTGCTGGATCAAGGATCCGCAATCCGGGGTTGGCAATTTCAAGGCAGCGATCCTGAAACGGGTATGGGATTTGTTCAAGGAACATGGGGTCGAGATCCCCTTCCCGCAACGGGACGTTCATATCCGGTCACTGCCAAAGGGTGGAACCTTCACGCTTGAAGCCGGCTCCGAACCGACTATGCCCCTGACAGAATCGACACCAACCGAGTGA